One genomic segment of Ancylobacter sp. IITR112 includes these proteins:
- a CDS encoding proton-translocating transhydrogenase family protein — translation MPGAAEAAGQGAMAQNAAEGARMAAEVARQAAEAAQAYAQAAQQSYAELAGNAAHALTGGAIDPFVFQLAIFVLAVFVGYYVVWSVTPALHTPLMSVTNAISSVIVVGALLAVGVDTVGADGLWAEGTGWARGFGFVGLVLAAVNIFGGFLVTSRMLAMYSKKK, via the coding sequence ATGCCCGGCGCCGCCGAGGCGGCAGGGCAGGGGGCGATGGCGCAGAACGCGGCCGAAGGGGCGCGGATGGCGGCGGAAGTGGCGCGGCAGGCGGCGGAAGCGGCGCAGGCCTATGCCCAGGCGGCGCAGCAGAGCTATGCGGAACTCGCCGGCAACGCCGCGCATGCGCTGACCGGCGGGGCGATCGACCCCTTCGTGTTCCAGCTCGCCATCTTCGTGCTGGCGGTGTTCGTCGGCTATTACGTCGTGTGGTCGGTGACCCCGGCGCTGCACACGCCCTTGATGAGCGTCACCAACGCCATCTCCTCGGTGATCGTGGTCGGCGCGCTGCTCGCGGTCGGCGTCGATACGGTTGGCGCTGACGGTCTTTGGGCCGAGGGCACGGGCTGGGCGCGCGGCTTCGGCTTTGTCGGCCTCGTCCTGGCGGCGGTGAACATCTTCGGCGGGTTCCTGGTGACCAGCCGCATGCTCGCCATGTACTCGAAGAAGAAGTGA
- a CDS encoding Re/Si-specific NAD(P)(+) transhydrogenase subunit alpha, whose product MRIAIVKESSASEPRVAASADTVKRYVGLGATVVVASGAGAASGIGDSDYEGAGATVVADNAAAVAGADIVLAVRRPEASALTGANKGALVIAIADPHGHEAALTEIAGTGVSLFAMELMPRITRAQVMDVLSSQANLAGYRAVIDASSEFGRAFPMMMTAAGTVPAARVFIMGAGVAGLQAIATARRLGAVVSATDVRPAAKEQVESLGAKFIAVEDEEFKQAETSGGYAKAMSAEYQAKQAALVASHTPKQDIVITTALIPGRPAPKLVSADMVASMKPGSVIIDLAVERGGNVEGSVPGEVVTTANGVKIVGHLNVPGRLAATASQLYAKNLYAFVETLVDKGSKALAVKWDDELVKATLLTKDGAVVHPGFRPAEPAATPAEGASAA is encoded by the coding sequence ATGCGTATCGCGATTGTCAAAGAGAGCTCTGCTTCGGAGCCACGGGTCGCCGCGTCCGCCGACACGGTGAAGCGTTATGTCGGTCTTGGTGCGACGGTTGTTGTCGCGTCGGGGGCGGGGGCGGCGTCGGGGATTGGCGATTCCGACTATGAGGGCGCGGGCGCGACCGTGGTGGCGGACAATGCCGCCGCCGTCGCCGGCGCCGATATTGTGCTGGCGGTGCGCCGGCCGGAGGCTTCCGCGCTGACGGGCGCCAATAAGGGCGCGCTGGTCATCGCCATCGCCGACCCGCATGGCCATGAGGCCGCGCTGACCGAGATCGCCGGCACCGGCGTGTCGCTGTTCGCCATGGAGCTGATGCCGCGCATCACCCGCGCGCAGGTGATGGACGTGCTGTCCTCCCAGGCCAATCTCGCCGGCTACCGCGCGGTGATCGACGCCTCCTCCGAGTTCGGCCGCGCCTTCCCGATGATGATGACGGCGGCCGGCACCGTGCCGGCGGCGCGCGTCTTCATCATGGGCGCGGGCGTCGCCGGCCTTCAGGCCATCGCCACGGCCCGCCGTCTCGGCGCGGTGGTCTCGGCCACCGATGTGCGCCCGGCGGCGAAGGAACAGGTCGAATCCCTCGGCGCGAAGTTCATCGCGGTCGAGGACGAGGAGTTCAAGCAGGCGGAAACCTCCGGCGGCTACGCCAAGGCGATGTCGGCGGAATACCAGGCCAAGCAGGCGGCGCTGGTCGCCAGCCACACGCCCAAGCAGGACATCGTCATCACCACGGCGCTGATCCCCGGCCGCCCGGCACCGAAGCTGGTGTCGGCCGACATGGTGGCGTCGATGAAGCCGGGCTCGGTCATCATCGACCTCGCGGTTGAGCGCGGCGGCAATGTCGAAGGCAGCGTGCCGGGCGAGGTGGTGACCACGGCGAACGGGGTCAAGATCGTCGGCCATCTCAACGTGCCGGGGCGCCTGGCGGCGACCGCCTCGCAGCTCTACGCCAAGAACCTCTATGCCTTTGTCGAGACGCTGGTGGACAAGGGGTCGAAGGCGCTCGCGGTGAAGTGGGACGACGAGCTGGTGAAGGCGACGCTGCTGACCAAGGACGGGGCGGTGGTGCATCCCGGCTTCCGTCCGGCGGAGCCCGCTGCAACACCGGCCGAGGGCGCGTCGGCGGCGTGA
- a CDS encoding aa3-type cytochrome c oxidase subunit IV yields the protein MADHGVTEYAKADGNDYAEHRGTYQFFTKLTLVGTLALSCFMVAFAIGGANGHWGIFTIGTLASVAACAIGLASEDGKPKLLFGLLGVLVLALIITS from the coding sequence ATGGCCGATCACGGAGTGACCGAATACGCCAAGGCGGACGGTAACGACTATGCCGAGCACCGTGGCACCTATCAGTTCTTCACCAAGCTGACGCTGGTCGGCACGCTGGCCCTGTCCTGCTTCATGGTCGCCTTCGCCATTGGCGGCGCCAACGGCCATTGGGGCATCTTCACCATCGGCACGCTCGCCTCGGTCGCCGCCTGCGCCATCGGCCTCGCCTCGGAAGACGGCAAGCCCAAGCTGCTGTTCGGCCTGCTCGGCGTTCTCGTGCTCGCCCTGATCATCACCTCCTGA
- a CDS encoding ABC1 kinase family protein: MTDSPDREANRLSARALRYARVGTSVGGVAARMAGTRLFGNGAKQGDAAALAAALGGLKGPIMKVAQLMATIPDALPPEYAKELATLQNQAPPMGWAFVKRRMVAELGPDWQARFLSLDKEPAAAASLGQVHRARALDGTSLAVKLQYPDMQSAVEADLRQLGVLLAIHRRMDPAIDTVEIAEEIGERVREELDYKREAAHAGLYAAMLAQEPMVRVPRVHPDLSTGRLLTLDWLEGRRLLDFVDHSLEERNAIARAMFAAWWGPFSRYGVIHGDPHLGNYTVFEEAGGEKASPAGINLLDYGCIRIFPPSFVGGVVDLYRGLQAGDEARIVHAYEVWGFRGLSRALIDVLNIWARFIYGPLLDDRVRTIADGVAPGEYGRREAFTVHRALKEQGPVRVPREFVFMDRAAIGLGGVFLHLKAELNFHALFEEAIADFTVESVAARQGAALVEAGLR; the protein is encoded by the coding sequence TTGACCGATTCTCCCGACCGCGAAGCCAACCGCCTGTCCGCCCGCGCTTTGCGCTATGCCCGCGTCGGCACCAGCGTCGGTGGCGTCGCCGCCCGCATGGCCGGCACCCGCCTGTTCGGCAATGGCGCGAAGCAGGGCGACGCCGCCGCGCTCGCCGCGGCGCTCGGCGGGCTGAAAGGGCCGATCATGAAGGTCGCCCAGCTCATGGCGACCATCCCCGACGCGCTGCCGCCCGAATACGCCAAGGAACTCGCCACGCTGCAGAACCAGGCCCCACCCATGGGCTGGGCCTTCGTCAAGCGCCGCATGGTGGCCGAGCTCGGCCCGGACTGGCAGGCGCGCTTCCTCTCTTTAGACAAGGAGCCCGCCGCCGCCGCCTCGCTCGGCCAGGTGCACCGCGCCCGCGCCCTCGACGGCACATCTCTGGCGGTCAAGCTGCAATATCCCGACATGCAGTCGGCGGTGGAGGCCGATCTCCGGCAGCTCGGCGTGCTGCTGGCGATCCATAGGCGCATGGACCCGGCGATCGACACGGTGGAGATCGCCGAGGAAATCGGCGAAAGGGTGCGCGAGGAACTCGACTATAAGCGCGAGGCCGCCCATGCCGGGCTCTACGCCGCCATGCTGGCGCAGGAGCCGATGGTGCGGGTGCCGCGCGTGCATCCCGACCTCTCCACCGGGCGCCTGCTCACGCTCGACTGGCTGGAGGGCCGGCGGCTGCTGGATTTCGTCGACCATTCGCTCGAGGAGCGCAACGCCATCGCCCGCGCCATGTTCGCGGCGTGGTGGGGGCCGTTCTCGCGCTATGGCGTCATTCATGGCGACCCGCATCTCGGCAATTACACCGTGTTCGAGGAGGCGGGCGGGGAGAAGGCGTCGCCGGCCGGTATCAACCTGCTCGACTATGGCTGCATCCGCATCTTCCCGCCCAGCTTCGTCGGCGGCGTGGTCGATCTCTATCGCGGCCTGCAGGCGGGGGACGAGGCCCGCATCGTCCATGCCTATGAGGTCTGGGGCTTCCGCGGCCTCTCGCGCGCGCTGATCGACGTGCTCAACATCTGGGCTCGCTTCATCTATGGCCCGCTGCTCGACGATCGCGTCCGCACCATCGCCGATGGCGTGGCGCCGGGTGAATATGGCCGGCGCGAGGCCTTCACCGTGCATCGCGCGCTGAAGGAACAGGGCCCGGTGCGGGTGCCGCGCGAATTCGTCTTCATGGACCGCGCCGCCATCGGCCTTGGCGGGGTGTTCCTGCACCTCAAGGCGGAGCTGAATTTCCACGCTTTGTTCGAGGAAGCGATCGCCGATTTCACGGTCGAGAGCGTGGCGGCGCGTCAAGGCGCCGCGCTGGTGGAGGCCGGCCTGCGCTGA
- a CDS encoding DUF6790 family protein, with product MVFWVPLIAWALAIGVALLMSWRGPHPFSLAVVVDQLLRYILLFPVGLMGLWAFLGHVFFAAQAAASIGWAPSPFQFEVGMANLGIGVAGVIGAFLGSPGYRAAVGIVALGFLGGAGIGHAIQIEETGNMASGNAGPIFYTDFLTPLAVLGLLLIQRVLGPVPKR from the coding sequence ATGGTTTTCTGGGTTCCGTTGATCGCCTGGGCGCTCGCCATCGGCGTCGCCCTGCTCATGTCGTGGCGCGGGCCGCACCCGTTCTCGCTCGCGGTGGTGGTGGACCAGCTGCTGCGCTATATCCTGCTCTTCCCGGTCGGGCTGATGGGGCTGTGGGCGTTTCTCGGCCATGTGTTCTTCGCCGCGCAGGCGGCGGCCTCGATCGGCTGGGCGCCGAGCCCGTTCCAGTTCGAGGTCGGCATGGCCAATCTCGGCATCGGCGTCGCCGGGGTGATCGGCGCCTTTCTCGGCTCGCCCGGCTACCGCGCGGCGGTGGGCATCGTCGCGCTCGGCTTTCTCGGCGGCGCCGGCATCGGCCATGCCATCCAGATCGAGGAGACCGGCAATATGGCCAGCGGCAATGCCGGGCCGATCTTCTACACCGATTTCCTCACCCCGCTCGCTGTGCTCGGCCTGCTGCTGATCCAGCGCGTGCTCGGACCCGTACCGAAGAGGTGA
- a CDS encoding DUF3445 domain-containing protein — MNIAAPPPVPHEDAPFAHTPYDGSRKAFSVGLAPLDLAEWIEPDTDLAATLAERAALIRDKRDIVLCEEPDTRAAQRETLDLLVEHLTARFPAQYRLEGRDLTVAATGRTFDLDDEREAPLAVAGQIVSDDLVLLRKGEAGYRLVAAVLCFPSAWSLTEKFGQSLDELHRAVPGYESKLARVMNRIFENLKVDQPVWRVNWSIYPDDELHHPESKERPRHWFDDPDQLAPEAFVRVERQTLRRLPESGDMLFTIRIHVDPFLAFRRHPEGRSLAASLREQILGLDADQLAYKGLTAHRDAVAAALERLAAGE, encoded by the coding sequence ATGAACATCGCCGCCCCGCCGCCCGTCCCGCATGAGGATGCGCCCTTCGCCCACACCCCCTATGACGGGTCGCGCAAGGCGTTCTCCGTCGGCCTCGCCCCGCTCGACCTTGCCGAATGGATCGAGCCCGACACCGATCTCGCCGCCACGCTGGCAGAGCGCGCGGCGCTGATCCGCGACAAGCGCGACATCGTGCTGTGCGAGGAGCCGGACACCCGCGCGGCGCAGCGCGAGACGCTGGACCTGCTGGTGGAACATCTCACCGCGCGCTTTCCCGCGCAGTACCGGCTGGAGGGCCGCGACCTCACCGTGGCGGCGACCGGCCGAACCTTCGATCTCGACGATGAGCGCGAAGCCCCGCTGGCCGTCGCCGGCCAGATCGTCTCCGACGATCTCGTGCTGCTGCGCAAAGGCGAGGCCGGCTATCGCCTCGTCGCCGCCGTGCTGTGCTTTCCCTCCGCCTGGTCGCTCACCGAGAAATTCGGCCAGTCGCTGGACGAACTCCACCGCGCGGTGCCGGGCTATGAGAGCAAGCTCGCCCGGGTGATGAACCGCATTTTCGAGAATCTGAAGGTCGACCAGCCGGTGTGGCGGGTGAACTGGTCGATCTATCCCGATGACGAGCTGCACCATCCCGAGTCCAAGGAGCGGCCGCGCCACTGGTTCGACGATCCCGACCAACTGGCGCCGGAAGCCTTCGTGCGGGTGGAGCGGCAGACGCTGCGGCGCCTGCCGGAGAGCGGCGACATGCTGTTCACCATCCGCATTCATGTCGACCCGTTCCTCGCCTTCCGCCGCCACCCGGAAGGGCGCAGCCTCGCCGCCTCGCTGCGCGAACAGATTCTCGGCCTCGATGCCGACCAACTCGCCTATAAGGGACTGACCGCGCATCGCGACGCGGTGGCGGCGGCGCTGGAGCGTCTCGCCGCCGGGGAGTAG
- a CDS encoding YigZ family protein, with amino-acid sequence MADRFTLTCVTTQQQEIKKSRFRATAGPIADETAAKAFIAAQSDPAANHNCWAWRLGPAYRFSDDGEPSGTAGKPILAALDGQGLDRVAVVVTRWFGGILLGSGGLIRAYGGTAALCLREAGKVALVETVAGTAECGFGDLALVQARLGALPGVEVAVQSFTGSGAVLAVSAPHAEAGTVERLLSDLTSGRSPMRWEGAAPRENGTGEKLG; translated from the coding sequence ATGGCCGACCGTTTCACCCTCACCTGCGTCACCACGCAGCAGCAAGAGATCAAGAAGAGCCGCTTTCGCGCCACCGCCGGCCCCATCGCGGACGAGACGGCGGCGAAAGCGTTCATCGCCGCGCAGTCCGATCCCGCCGCCAATCATAATTGCTGGGCGTGGCGGCTCGGGCCGGCCTACCGCTTCAGCGATGATGGCGAGCCCTCCGGCACCGCTGGCAAGCCGATCCTCGCCGCGCTTGACGGGCAGGGGCTCGACCGCGTCGCCGTGGTGGTCACGCGCTGGTTCGGCGGCATTCTTCTGGGCAGCGGCGGGCTCATCCGCGCCTATGGCGGCACGGCGGCGCTGTGCCTGCGCGAGGCCGGCAAGGTCGCGCTGGTGGAAACCGTGGCGGGGACGGCGGAATGCGGCTTCGGCGATCTGGCTCTGGTGCAGGCGCGGCTCGGCGCGCTGCCGGGCGTCGAGGTGGCGGTGCAGTCCTTCACCGGCAGCGGCGCCGTGCTCGCCGTCTCGGCACCGCATGCCGAGGCCGGCACGGTGGAGCGGCTGCTGTCCGACCTCACCAGCGGACGCTCGCCGATGCGCTGGGAGGGTGCGGCGCCGAGGGAAAACGGCACTGGCGAAAAGTTGGGCTGA
- a CDS encoding MgtC/SapB family protein, translating to MDEMEIFRRLALAIAIGALVGVERHWRERDEDDGARTAGIRTFTLIGMLGGLAGLLERLLAPAALPGLVLVGFLVTLTAVIALFQYREGVAENRFSATAVVAAMLTFALGALALLGDVTLASAGGVVLAVILASRDFLHRAIRRLRWAELRSALILLALAFVLRPIVPAEPIGPYGGISPARILAMAIVLAAISFCGYIAVRLFGATRGELVAGTIGGLISSTATTITNARRSRQSEGVRALAAGAVSAGGVSLLRTALLVSALLPTLTERLLLPLAAGAAVMFAGALVLIHGVARGKGEAERPEPRNPFDLLAVFKMALLLVAVAFAARVASEIWGDGGLYAAAALSGLADVDAVTVTVAGMLPTLDAAVAARALGLAVLANMLAKTAYAALLGAPRFALALAGATALALLAAGSVLLLR from the coding sequence ATGGACGAGATGGAGATTTTCCGCCGCCTGGCGCTGGCGATCGCCATCGGCGCGCTGGTGGGGGTGGAGCGGCACTGGCGCGAGCGCGACGAGGATGACGGCGCCCGCACCGCCGGCATCCGCACCTTCACCCTCATCGGCATGCTGGGCGGCCTTGCCGGCCTGCTGGAGCGGCTGCTTGCGCCCGCCGCGCTGCCGGGGCTGGTGCTGGTCGGCTTTCTCGTCACCCTCACTGCGGTCATCGCGCTGTTCCAGTATCGTGAGGGCGTGGCGGAAAACCGCTTCAGCGCGACGGCGGTGGTGGCGGCGATGCTGACCTTCGCGCTCGGCGCGCTGGCGCTGCTCGGCGATGTCACGCTCGCCTCGGCCGGCGGGGTGGTGCTGGCGGTGATTCTTGCCAGCCGCGATTTCCTGCACCGGGCGATCCGCCGGCTGCGCTGGGCGGAACTGCGCTCGGCGCTCATCCTGCTGGCGCTCGCCTTCGTGCTGCGGCCCATCGTGCCGGCCGAGCCGATCGGCCCGTATGGCGGCATCTCGCCGGCCCGCATCCTGGCGATGGCGATCGTGCTCGCCGCCATTTCCTTCTGCGGCTACATCGCCGTGCGCCTGTTCGGGGCGACGCGCGGCGAACTGGTGGCCGGCACCATTGGCGGGCTGATCTCCTCCACCGCGACCACCATCACCAATGCCCGCCGCTCACGCCAGAGCGAGGGGGTGCGGGCACTGGCGGCGGGGGCGGTGAGCGCGGGCGGCGTGTCGCTGCTGCGCACCGCGCTGCTGGTGTCGGCTCTGCTGCCGACGCTGACCGAGCGGCTGCTGCTGCCACTGGCGGCCGGGGCGGCGGTGATGTTCGCCGGTGCGCTGGTGCTGATCCACGGCGTCGCGCGCGGCAAAGGGGAGGCAGAGCGGCCGGAGCCGCGTAACCCGTTCGATCTTCTCGCCGTGTTCAAGATGGCGCTGCTGCTGGTGGCGGTCGCCTTCGCCGCGCGGGTCGCCAGCGAAATCTGGGGCGATGGCGGGCTCTATGCCGCCGCCGCCCTTTCCGGCCTCGCCGATGTCGACGCGGTGACGGTAACGGTGGCCGGCATGCTGCCTACCCTTGATGCCGCCGTGGCGGCGCGGGCGCTGGGCCTCGCCGTGCTGGCCAACATGCTGGCGAAGACGGCCTATGCCGCGCTGCTCGGCGCGCCGCGTTTCGCCCTCGCGCTCGCCGGGGCGACGGCGCTGGCGCTGCTGGCCGCCGGTTCGGTTCTGCTGCTGCGGTAA
- a CDS encoding DUF1993 family protein: MPLSLYDASVPVFQRALGNLDAILRKGEEHAAAAGLDLAELASARLAPDMFALTGQVQSACDSAKFAAARLTGTDAPSFPDTETTFEELHQRIAATRDYLASVDPAGFEGSETRAIVQKSRRGERHFVGTSYLLTFALPNFFFHVTTAYDILRHKGVPVGKMDYLGAP, from the coding sequence ATGCCGCTTTCCCTGTATGACGCCTCCGTTCCCGTGTTCCAGCGCGCGCTGGGCAATCTCGATGCGATTCTGCGCAAGGGCGAGGAACACGCCGCCGCCGCCGGGCTCGATCTCGCGGAACTCGCCTCCGCACGGCTCGCGCCGGACATGTTCGCGCTGACCGGCCAGGTGCAGAGCGCGTGCGATTCCGCCAAATTCGCCGCCGCGCGGCTGACCGGCACCGATGCGCCGAGCTTCCCCGACACCGAGACGACGTTCGAGGAACTGCACCAGCGCATCGCCGCCACGCGGGATTACCTCGCCAGCGTCGATCCCGCGGGCTTCGAGGGCAGCGAGACGCGCGCGATCGTGCAGAAGTCGCGGCGCGGCGAGCGGCACTTCGTCGGCACGAGCTATCTGCTCACCTTCGCGCTGCCGAACTTCTTCTTCCATGTCACCACCGCCTACGACATCCTGCGCCACAAGGGCGTGCCGGTGGGCAAGATGGATTATCTCGGCGCGCCCTGA
- the trxA gene encoding thioredoxin: MGVEKVSDQNFESEVLNSSSPVIVDFWAEWCGPCRMVAPVLDEMANELGDKVKIVKLNVDENPATASKYGIMSIPTLLLFKDGQLASRQVGAAPKAKMLSWVGSAI, from the coding sequence ATGGGCGTCGAAAAGGTTTCGGACCAGAATTTCGAGTCCGAGGTGCTGAACTCGTCTTCTCCCGTGATCGTCGATTTCTGGGCGGAATGGTGCGGTCCCTGCCGCATGGTCGCCCCGGTGCTCGATGAAATGGCGAACGAGCTCGGCGACAAGGTGAAGATCGTCAAGCTGAACGTCGACGAGAATCCGGCGACGGCCTCCAAATACGGCATCATGTCGATCCCGACCCTGCTGCTGTTCAAGGATGGCCAGCTTGCCTCGCGTCAGGTCGGCGCGGCGCCGAAAGCGAAGATGCTGAGCTGGGTCGGCAGCGCGATCTGA